In Candidatus Nealsonbacteria bacterium, the sequence AAGAGGCATTAAAGAAAAATATGAATTGCATCACGGAGTAAAAATAGGAGATTCTGTTTTAGTCACCTGCGCTCAGTTAGCAGCAAGGTATATCACTGATAGATTTTTACCCGACAAAGCTGTTGATTTAATGGATGAATCAATGAGTGCTTTAAGGTTGGAAATTGAATCAGAACCTCCTGAATTAGAGAATTTAAGAAAAGAAATCAAAAAATTAAAAATTGAAAAAGAGGGAATTAAAAAAGAAAAAGGAGTTGAAAGAAGATTAAAAGTAATTTCAAGACAACTTTCTGATTTAAAAGAAAAAGAAAAGGTAATTCAAACTAAATGGCAGACAGAAAAAGAGTTAATCGCGAAAATAAAAAATCTAAAAAAAGATATTGAACGGGCTCGATTTGAAGCTGAAAAAGGTATTGCCGGAGCTGATTTGCAGAAAGTAGCTGAAATAAAATATGAAAAAATCCCAAATCTTCTGAAAGAATTGAAAACATTTGAAAGAAAATTAGCCAGAGCTCAGAAAAAACATTCTATTTTAAAAGAAGAAGTTTCTGAAGAAGATGTAGCAGGAGTAGTTTCTCGCTGGACAGGTATTCCTGTTACAAGATTATTAGAAGAAGAAATTAAGAAGCTGGAAAAGATGGAAAGCATTATTGCCAAAAGAATAATAGGCCAAAGAGAAGCTATTGCAGCCATCTCCAATGCTGTTCGTAGGGCAAGAGCAGGCATTTCTGAGGAGAACAGACCGATGGGCTCTTTTATGTTTTTAGGACCAACCGGTGTAGGAAAAACCGAGACCGCCAAGGCACTGGCTAAATTCTTATTCAATGATGAGAATGCTATGATTCGTCTTGATATGTCAGAGTATATGGAAAAACATACTGTTTCCAAGATGATTGGTTCTCCTCCAGGTTATGTAGGTTACGATGAGGGAGGCCAATTAACCGAAAAGATACGGAGAAGGCCATATAGCGTGGTTTTATTAGACGAGATTGAAAAAGCCAATTCAGAAGTCTTTAATATTTTACTTCAGATTTTAGAAGATGGTAGATTAACCGATGCCAAAGGCAGGGTAGCTTCTTTTAAAAATACAATTTTGATTATGACTTCAAATGTTGGTTCAGAGATTATTGCAAGAGAAGCTTCTTTAGGTTTTGTCGGTGGTGATAAAGAAAAGAGTCAAAGAGAAAATTTAAGAGAGAAGCTATTAACAGCTTTAAAAGAAAGTTTCAGACCAGAATTTCTAAACAGAGTAGATGAAATTATTATTTTTGACTATTTAACAAGAGCTGAAATTAAACAAATTACCGATTTAGAACTTCAGAAAGTTGCTGAAAGATTGATGGAAAAAAAGATTACAATTAAGGTTACAGAAAAAGTGAAGGACCTTATTGCAGAAAAAGGTTTTGACTCTAACCTCGGAGCCAGACCTTTAAAACGGGTAATACAAAAAAAACTACTGGACCCTCTTTCTCTTGAGATTGTTTCCGGGGAAGTAAAAGAAGGAGACAGGATTATGATTGACCTAAAAGACAAAAAAATAATTTTTGAAAATTTGAGAAGTTTAGCTAAAACCAAAAGAGTTAAAAAACAAAAAGTAGCTGTTTCGAGCTAATCTTAAATATGAAATGAAAAAAACTATTTTTAAGATTTTAGCGATTTTTTTAATAGGTATTGGTGGCGGAATTTTTGCTAACCATGTCCTGTGGCCCTATTTTGCAGAAAGACCCGTTTATATAACTGAAAAAAAAGAAATAACTATTCAAGAAAATACTGCTTTAAAAAATGCTATTGAAAAAGTAGAAAGGACGGTCGTTGGAATTGAAACAAAGACAAAAGAAGAAATCCTGTACGGTTCAGGTTTAATTTTGACCTCAGATGGTTTAGTGGTAACCCTGGCAGAATTAGTTCCCAAAGGTGCTAATGTTAGTCTTTTTCTTGATGGAAAATCAATCCCTTTTCAAATTTTGAAGAGAGATTTAAATAATAATTTAGCTTTAATAAAGGTTGAGAAAGATAATTTACCGACAGTGGGTTTTGCCGCATTTGAGAAAATAAAATTAGGAGAAAGAGTTTTTTTAGTTGGTGCAACTTTTGAGGAGACAGAAGTTAAAAAAGAAACTAATGAAGGAATTGTAAAATACTTTGACAAAGATTCCATTCGAACAAATATCTTTGAGAAAGCTTCTTTATCAGGTAGTCCTCTCTTTAATATAGAGGGTGAGGTTCTGGGATTGAATACGGTTGATTCTTTGGGAAGGGTCATTGCTATTCCCGTTACCGAAATAAGAACCTTCGCGGGATTTTAACCGCGAAGAACCTTGCTTTCGCTTCGCTCAAGTAAAAACCTTTGCCGGTTTCTAAAGATTAAAATTATAGAATTATGAAATTAATTAATCACCAAAAAGGAAATCACTTTTTTCTAATCGATTTAATGTTTAGTTTAATCTTACTTGTAGTAATGTTTTATTTTGCAATCAGGTAGTTTCAAGCAAAAAGAATAATTAACACTTTCCTTTTTAATTTACAACAACAATTAAGGACACACAGGATAGGTGAGCTTTTTTGGTTGTGGTGTCTTAGAAAGACCGTGGACAATGGTCGAATAATTATCTTAAATTTGAGTTAGAAGTGAAAATTTAAGGAATTGGACTTCTCTTCGGAGCAATATCAAAAAAGAATTTATATGTGAGTTTTTAACTAGTATGAACTAATATTCGCACTGACACTTGACAAGATTCCCGATACCGGTAAAATTAAGGTATGGCAGAAAATCTTCTAACTATAACTGAAACTTCCCAATTGACCGGTATTAACCCTGAAACTCTTAAAAAACGTTGCCAGAGTGGTTCAATTCCTGGGGCAATTAAAAAGGGTAAAACTTGGTTGATACCTGAAAGCTCTTCGTTGGGCTTCAATAGACCAAAAGTAGGTGTTTATATTGATGGTCCAAATCTATTACATGGAGGGCTAGAGACTGGATGGCTTATAGATTATAAAAAACTCAATAAGTTTATTAAAAAAGATTACAATCCCGTAGTTCTTTCTTATTATGATTCTGTGGGTCATGAAAGAGATAAGAAAGGCTCATTCATAAAAAATAGCGATGGTAAATTTATACCCAGAAAAGGTCAATTAAAATTTCTAAATCTATTAAAAGGACTAGGTTATAGGATAGTTTCTCCTTCTTTGAAATACATTTGTGGGGATATGCAAAGGCCCAAAAATACTACAGATAACCATATCAATTGGGACGTGGCAAAAGAAAAAGAACTATGGGAACAGCTTTTTCTCTTTTCTGGAGATTCAGACTTTGAAAGGCTTGTTGATGAGGTTGTAGCATTAAATAAAACAGTTAAGATTTTCAGCTTCTCAAACCGCTTGTCTTACGAACTTAAAATTAAAGCATTTAATTCACCCCTTGTAGCGTTCACGGAACTAGAAAAACTTAAAGATATATTAGCTCTTCCCCAGAAAAAAAAGTAGAGGGGAGGGTCTTGACAAGCTCTCTTGGTTTGCTAAAGTAAAATATAAAGAACTTCACCCGGCTTCGGCCGGGGTTTTTTAAATAAACGTAAAATAGTGTCAACTGTATTTTTTCTAAGATTTTCTCTAATTTTTCTCCAATTAATAGTTTTGAATATGTCCAATAGGGGGGAGCTTTTTTCCACAGATTAAACTTGACATTTTTCTATAATAAGATAATATATAATTACTAACACTCCCGCCCCTAGCTTCGGCTAATGGCGGGTTTTTCGTTTTTATCCTCACTTAAGGGCAAACAGGATAGGTGAGCTTTTCGTCCTCATCATTGAAAACGAAAACAGTCTTTTGGGCTTCAAATTGAGTAATTGTTTCATAAATTTTTTGACAATCAATGTTTCCTAAAAAAGAAACGGCGTAAATATTTTTTTCAATTAATGAATCTTTTATTGAAATATTAACATTTTCGCCGAGAGTAATAGCTCCAGCAGGCGGATGCTTTGTTCCTCCGTATCTAATAATTACATTTTCCAGAATAGAATCAGTAGTAGAAGAATGAAAGTAAAGATTAGCCCAATTCCCGGAAGCTGGTTGAGTGCCAGTACCGTCGTTATTTGTATCTCCTTCAACGTCATCTTTAAGAGAAGTAAAAATGATTGGTTGAGCAGGAGTTCCCCGAGCTAAAAGTTTCCCCCAAATGGTTATTCTTTTTTGATTTATTAGCTTTATTATAACCCCGGGTTCAAGAGTAAGAGTTCCTTCTCCTGAACCATTATTATTAAAAATATAGGGTAGGTCGGCATACAAGGTTGTAGTAGAAATTTCTGTTCCAATTAAAACTCCATTATAGTTATTATTTTCCGCTGAATTTCCTCTGAAAAATGGATGGGCGGCATTAAAATAAATTGGTTTTTCATTGTTTCTGAAAATATTTTCTTCAATCTTTGAATTGGCTTCATTCGTTATATAAATTCCATAATAATTTCCTGAGAAAGAGCAATTTTTTACCCCAAGAGTTCCTCCTTCAATAATGACAGCTTTCCCATATTTTTCATTAAGTACAGTATTAAAGTCAGAAAAAGAAACTTTATCGATAGTTGAAGAAGAGTTATTTAACCAAATTCCTATCGTGGCATTACTACTGTTTTCGAAGACAGAATCCTTAAAGCTAATTGAATTTTCATAAACACTTATAATAATAGTTTCTGTACAATTGGAGTCCCAGCATCTTTTAGCTTTTTCAATTTTAAGGAATTCTAATTGAGAGACTTTTTGATTTTCTGGTGCATTGCTTTTAAACATAATTCCTGCCCAATTTTCATTGCTGTTTGAGGTGAAAATAATTTCTTTTCCCTCTTTGCCTACAGCTTTTAAACATCCTTCAACGAAAACCAATTTAGTAGGGGCAAATTTTAATATTACCTCAGGTTCAACATTTAAAATTTTATCTTCTGGAATATGTAATCGAGTATTAATAATATAAGGACTGCCAAGATAAGTAAGAGTGATTTCTTCAAATTCGCTAAAAGGTAATATATTAGATGAAGAAATCTCAGTCTCAGACTTAGAAACACTATTTTCTGCTTTTGGGGTACCATTGATTCTATTTCCTTTTGCGTCGAGTCCATTTCTGGTAATTAAATTATTACTGGCCCAATTAGTAGAGTCTATCCCTGAAATATCTGCTTTGATTCTTTCCATTGAAATATAGGCGGGAGTGGTTGTGCCGGCAAACCAGCCTGAAGAACAATCAACAACATCAATTAGTTCACCCTTAGCATTTCTTAATTCAATTTTTTCTCCTTTATTATTTAAAGCCCCGGTATATATTTGGTCAGCCGCTATATCAGGAAGAGTAGTATTATCATCAGTCCTTTCTAATAAGTAAAAGCCATTACCAGATATAGTGGTAGTGGTAGCTGTAGAGGTAGAAAAAATAATAGAATGAATAGTTGTTCCATGACTCCAGGAAAGAGTCCAATTATTTAAATCAATATCAGTAGAACTGGTATTATAAAGTTCAATCCACTCATCATTAGGAGAGGCTCCTGTTCCCATCCAGGCAATTTCATTAATTAAAATTTTTAGTGGAGGTAAAGAAGGTGGGGGCGGAGGGGTTGGAGTTGTACCTCCGCCGCCTCCACCTTCGCCACCATAATATACATAATAGCCGCTGCTATTTTCCATTTTTGGTGTACCCCCGATATTGCTACTTGTTTGCCATTCTAAATTATGTTTTCGTTCCATCGTTTTTTTTGAAGAATTATCTCCAGCTTGCCAATTTGAGATAGCTAAAGCTTCATCTTGGAGATGACAATTTTCATCAAAAAGATATAATGCTTCATTTGTGTTACCAATGGCTCCAGTATAAATTAAGTCAGCTGATAGTCCGGGTACAGAGTCGTCATTTGTTCTCTCTAAAAGCAAAAATCCACCTGGCTGAATGGTATGTTGATTATTGAAAATAATTTTTATCTTTTTATCTTTATCTAAAAGTTGCCATCCACTTAAATTAATTTCATTTCCGGAAATATTTTTTAACTCAATCCACTCATTATTCGCTGAATTAACAGTTCCCATCCAGGCTATTTCGTTTATAATTACTTTATCTTTTACGGGAGAGCTACTGGGAATTTTTTGACACAATATTTGTTCGGTTTCTTGCTCTTGCTCGCCCTCTTTTTGTTCTGCTTTTTCTTGAGTAATTTCCTCTTGCTTCTCCTTTTCTGGTTCTTTAATTTCATTTTCTAATTTTTTAATTTTCTCTAAAAATTTTTCAACAATGCTACTTAATTTTTCAATATCTTGTTTAATACTATTTTCTTTTTGAGAAAAGATATCAATTCTTTCAGAAATATCACCTAATAGTTTTTGTATTTTTTCTAAACTTAGGGTTGTTTTTTGTTCTGATTCTATTCTCTGTTCCTTCAATTCTTTTAAAGAATCAGTTTCTTTAATATATTCATCTAAATTATCAGTATCTAATCTGGTTAGTTTTTCTGTTGTTTCTTCTAACTGGGCCGTTGTTCCTGAACGAAAACTAATTATAAAATGACTTAATTTTTGAGTTGCTAAATTAATTCTGGTAAATCCTTTTTTAATTGCACTTTGAGACTTCTTACCGACATCAGAAATAAAACTACCCACATTTTTTGCTCCTTCTAATAAATTCGCTAAAGACAGCTTTGTTTTATCAAACAAGGAAGGTCCAGCTTCTTTTTCAACTAATTCATATTTTTTAATTGCATAAACAAGATTCTCTCTGAGCTCTACTTGAGCTTGTTGTTTGAATTCCTCACTAATTCCATGATTAGTAATATGAGGACCCCATTTGTCAAAAAGAGTAGCAAATTGAGATTCTATGTAGGACTCATTTTTTTCTTTTTTCTCATTAAAAAAGCGAAGAGTAAGTAATGGTTTAGCTGCCCAACCCATAACAATTTTTGCATCTTCCCAAGCTGTTTCGTGAGATTCATTATTTCTTCTCATATCAAAATAAAACCATAAGCTATCATACAATTTTACTGTTCTTATATTTTCAAAGACAGTAAAGATATTAATAACTTTATTAGTAATTGAGAATGTATTTAAGGTAAGGGCTGCTGTTGGTCCCGTAATTGCCCCTGATATTACGCGTGGAATGTCGTAACCTATATTTGTGTAAAAATTAATAAGATTTAAGCGTTCGTTTAAAACGCTGTTAAAGTAATTTCTTGCTTCTGTTTTGTATCTTTGAGAGACCACTAAATCTATTAATTCCATTTCATTTAAGGCGCTTAAAATAAGCAAGCCGTAGGTGACATTTGTCGATACTTCTCCAATGCCAATTGTTGTATTTAAAATGCTTTTTAGCTTATCTTCAGTAATGGTAAAATTCGTTAATGTTTTCATTAAATCTAAACCTGTTTTGATTTTTTCTACCTGCTTATCAGTAATTTTTATTCTTTTAGCAAAAACAAGACCTCCAAATACAAAATTAGCGATTATTGATAGCGTAATCGCTAAAACAAAGCTTTTTTTTAGATAAGATTTAATTTCTTTAATATTGTTCTTTTTTACCACTTTCCATTGTCAATAATATTTTCAATAAATTCTTCCGAACCACCTATTATTGCATAAATTACAGAATCTTTTTTGAAAAAATATGCAGACATACCAAGCAAAGGTACGTTCTCGTAACTTTTAATTACATCCAATTTTCCAACTTTGTCTTTACGGAAATCACCTATGAGACCAAAAGTCTCAAAGTTATTTTTTGTCCATATTTCTAAATCTAAATTCTTTAAATTTTCTGTTTTAAATCTGTCGATAGCCATAATTCTAGACTCTCCCTTTTTTCCTTCAAAACCAATACTTGATGCTGTGTACCCTTTTTCTGTAGCTTCCGGCATGTATTTAATTTCTTCTATTCCTTCCCATTCCTTCGGTATTTCAAACTCATATCCATCTATTTTGTTCACCACTTTATAATTACCGGTTAAGGTTTTTATTACTTTTATCCCCTCGGGTAAATTTTTATTTAAATCTTTTACATCCTTTTGGTTTTGCCAATAAAAAACCCCTCCAATAATGAGGAGTAAAATAACAACAACCGGGATAATAAGTTTTTTAAACCTACCCATATTTTCTTAATTTTACAAACCTTAAACAAAAAAACAACTCTAAAGCTGTGGAAAACTCAATTCGTTACTGTATCATCTTCGACTATATGTATATGCTTTAAGGGGAAAATTGGGGTCTTTTGAGAGCGTCCCGGAACGCCTCTTAGTCGGAACCTCAGATTCTTTTTAAAATCTCAAGGTATTTCTTAGAACTAATACCTAGAATTCTTAAGTTATTCCGAATAACAAAAACCGGTAGTTCTTTCTCTCGAGGAATAACTACCGGCCGTTTTAAGTCCTCCCTCCAATAAATTCGGTGGTCCCCCTTTGCTCTTTCAAAACGACAACCAATAAATAGAAGAAACTTTTCAAATTTTTTCCAATGAATGGGAGTCAAACGAGCCATATGTTATCTAGCCGGGACCCGAACAGTTTGAGATTCTTGCGAAACGACTACTGGCGGAGTCCATTTTCTTTGAACTTTTCTCCATCCCAAGTCTCGCAAAACATCGTCTAATGTGCCTTTTTTGATAAGCTCTTCAAAAAAAATATTAACGATTTCATTAAATCGTTCTCTTACTTTCTCAAAAGAATTAGCTGAAGTAGATAAATCTAGTGCTGGAGTATGGGCAACAAATTTTTTGCCTTCTCGAAGTATAGAAACTGGAAGGCTAATCTCTAACATAACCTTTCTCATACAATTTAATATTATCGAAATAAGAAAATGGTGTCAACTCTGATTTTCTCGTTCTACCAAAAAACCGTCCGAGAGGCGATTTTTTATGCCTCTCGGTCCTTGAACCGAGTACAGGGTTGCTCCGCTGGCTGGACGCTATTAGAACCTGTTTGCTTGAAATTATAATAAAGTCTTCTCTTTAAATTTTTCTATATCTTCTGGCAACAAAAGTCTTGATAGATTAGCGTATTTTTGTATTCCTAGAGACGGAGAGTGAGCAAAGCCGACATATTCAATCTTTTTACCTTTGTATTTTACATATCTTATGGCTGGAATTAAATCGGTATCAGAACTTACTAAAATAGCTGTATCATATAAATCATCAACAGCACCAACAATTAAATCTACTGCGATTTTAACATCCGTACCTTTTTCTTTATAGGTTTTATCAATTGGCATTATTCTACCGCGTTTAATAATAAAACCATCATTTTTAAGATTTGAAAAGAATTTTTGCTGCCCTCTTACAAGGTTTTTACTCTTATCAGTTCCATCAAGATTTCTAAAAACTCCAGTATAATATCTTTTTGAAACAAGTTTTCTTTTGTCACCAACTAAAAAATTTACGAACTTTTTAAAGTCAAATTTCGTTCCCCTTGGGAAAGCTATCTCTTTATCTTTTAGATAGCCATAAAAATTACTGCCATCTATATAAACAGCAACTTTTTCTTTTTTATTTTTAAAAATATCCATATGAGGCTATTATAAGAACCATGCCTTCGGCAGAACCTTGATTCTCGCTTCGCTCGAATTAAGAACCATACCTTCGGCAGAACCTTGAAATTAAACTTCTATTTACGCAAAAAATTAATGTAGTTTAATTATAAAACGATTTGAAATAAAAAACTACCCTTGCCGAAGCAGGGGTAGTGTGCATAGTAGTTGTATTATAGTTCTTCTGTATTTGTTGTCAAGCTTTTCTTGTGGAAAAAATTAACTTTTCAAAGTCAGATTAACAACTAAGAGTTCGAATGTCTTGTTCGGGGTATTTGAATTTGAACACCGCTCGGGGGATAGGATTCGAACTGATATGAAATATCTTACAAACCTTAAACAAAAAAACAACTCTAAAGCTGTGGAAAACTCAATTCGTTACTGTATCATCTTCGACTATATTTAGAAGCTTTTTTTATTTTATGTTAGAATTAACAAATTAAAACAAAACTTTTGTTATTGAACAAAAGGATGTATTTTTTAGTTATGGAGCAGTTTTTTAAAGATTTTTTTCAAGGACATAAAAAGAAAATAATTGGTTTTTCTTTTTTAAGAATTTTTGCTTTTGTGCAGGTGCTTTTCTGGCCTTATGCTTTTTCTAAGATTGTAAACATAATGAGTAGAAATCCGGAGGATTGGAGAAAAGCTCTTATCTGGGCTGGGGCTATGATTTTTAATAAGGTATTGGAAGATTTTATAAGACTAAAAGCAAAATTTGAATTGGAAAAAATTGGGACAAGATTACAAATTTCCTTAGCTACTTTCTTCTCTGAAAAAACAGAAATTCGTGAGTACAAAAAAACAGGAGAATCAGTGCAGGCAATTAAAAAAGCTTCAGAAGACATTTCTTCTTTAATAGAGTTTTATAAAGACAACTTGTTAAAATTACCGGTAAACTTTATTATAATTCCATTTATACTTTATAAGGCAAGCATAGATTACTTAATTTTATTATTAATATATGGGATTTTATACCTGGGAATTGAGTATTTTGCAGTTAATCTTTATCGCAAAAAGTTAAAAAAATACTTTAAAGCATCTGAGATTTTTTGGGGGACCACTTATCGAAAAGTACCCGAAGTCTGGAGACGAAGGGAAGACGGTGGTATTTTCGCAAGAAGAGTTAATAAAGAAGGAAAAAACCTTTATCAGACAACAGTTTCTGCTGATAGTATGAATAGGTGGCGATGGTCTGCTTTGCAATCCCTGTCCAGTGCCAGCATAGGTGCAGTTATTTTATTCGTTATTTATAGAATAATAAACAATAGTGCTCCGGTTGGAGACTTGATTTTGGTAGCTGGTTATTTTAAAGAAACACAGACTACTCTTAACATTATTACCACTGCTTTTAGCCAAATCATCTACGCAAGAATATCTTTAAAAAGACTTGACAAAGCAGTAAAGATTAGATAAATAAAGATTTTGACCTGTCTTTTTATTTTTGTTATAGTTTTTAAATCGCTTATTATGGAAGAAAATAAAGAAAATAATTTTGGTAAAAATTATCTGGTTCAAATTACAAATGAGCTTTATCGTTTAACTTTGCTTTTTCCCAAAAAAGAACCTTTAAGATATAAGATGAGGGAGTTATCTGATGATGTCCTGGCTAATTTTGTTTCTCTTCCTCAGGAAGATAATAATCCAACTAAGATTAAGATTGTAAAGGATTCAAAAAAAATGATTGAGGTCCTTGATAGTTTTTTTGATATTGTGAAAACTCAAGATTGGGTTAGAGCTTCTGATATATTGAACCTCCAGGAGGAATATAGTAAAATAGGGGAAGAATTGCTGAAATTTCAGGAAGAAGAGAAGATAAAAAAAGCCCGGAAACAAGAGGAGAAAATAGATGATGAAGTTAGAGAGATTTCTATTTTGAAAAAGGAAGAAGAAAAACCAATATCTGAACGACAGAAAAAGCTTTTAAAAGTTCTGGAGGAGAAAGGAAAAATGCAGGTTTGGGAAATAAAGGACATTTTTTCAGAAGTGAGTAAAAGAACGCTAAGGAGAGATTTTAGGAGTTTATTGAAAAATGGTTTGGTAGAAAGAATAGGAGAGAGAAACAATACTTTTTACCAGATTAAAGGTAGGACAGAATCAATATAGGTAGGACAGAGATAGGACAAATTGGTTTTTCTTAGTTGTCCATATCTTATGTCCTATCATTATTAATTATTTTAAATCAAATTTTTTGACTTTTTATGAGTAATCCACGAGAGAAATTCAGTAAAATCTATGATAAGTATATAGATAAAATCTATAGGTTTGTCTTTTTAAAAGTAAGTTCTCAAGAAATAGCTGAAGATTTAACTTCCGAAGCTTTTTCAAAAACCTGGACAGTTTTTAAGAAAAAAAGTCAGGAAATTGAGAATATTCAGGCATTTTTATATAAAACTGCCAGAAATTTAGTTACTGACCATTATAGACAGAAAGGCAGAATTCGTATTGTTTCTGCTGATAATCCCTTTATAATTGATCCGGGGCAGAACTTAGAAGAAGAATCCAAATTAAACTCAGATATTGAGAGTATTAAAAAAGACATATCTGATTTAAA encodes:
- a CDS encoding sigma-70 family RNA polymerase sigma factor — protein: MSNPREKFSKIYDKYIDKIYRFVFLKVSSQEIAEDLTSEAFSKTWTVFKKKSQEIENIQAFLYKTARNLVTDHYRQKGRIRIVSADNPFIIDPGQNLEEESKLNSDIESIKKDISDLKDDYQNVLIWHYVDDLSIDEMSALLGRTNGATRVLLHRALKSLKKALKTKIREV